One segment of Cetobacterium sp. NK01 DNA contains the following:
- a CDS encoding nitroreductase family protein has product MNSLLKNLDVLMNRKSVRAYSDKKIPEEIKNAIIESTLRAPTAGNMMMYSIIEVTDENLKNRLVETCDNQPMIGKAPYLLLFLADFQRWMDYLEASGVDEYNKENNLEMYHPGEGDLLLAINDALIAAQTAVTSAEMLGIGSCYIGDIMENFEIHKDMFNLPKYTFPITLICFGYPTEQQKNRPQPLRYPKEMIVFENSYRHIESEEFKAMEIERNKISKPNFLLGCHNEAIHMYKRKITSSFMKEMNRSVKAAIDSWTK; this is encoded by the coding sequence ATGAATAGTTTATTAAAAAATCTTGATGTATTGATGAATCGAAAATCTGTTAGAGCTTACAGTGATAAGAAAATTCCTGAAGAGATTAAAAACGCAATTATTGAATCAACTCTAAGAGCTCCAACTGCTGGAAATATGATGATGTACTCCATTATTGAAGTTACAGATGAAAATTTAAAAAATAGATTAGTTGAAACTTGTGATAACCAACCTATGATTGGTAAAGCTCCATATCTTTTACTATTTTTAGCAGATTTTCAAAGATGGATGGACTATTTAGAAGCTTCTGGAGTAGATGAGTATAATAAAGAAAACAATCTTGAGATGTACCACCCTGGTGAAGGAGATCTACTACTTGCTATTAACGATGCTCTGATTGCTGCACAAACAGCTGTTACTTCTGCTGAAATGTTAGGTATTGGAAGTTGTTATATTGGAGATATTATGGAAAATTTTGAAATTCATAAAGATATGTTTAATCTTCCAAAATATACTTTCCCAATTACTCTTATCTGTTTTGGATATCCAACTGAACAACAAAAAAATCGACCTCAACCTCTTAGATACCCTAAAGAAATGATTGTTTTTGAAAATAGCTATAGACATATTGAAAGTGAAGAGTTTAAAGCTATGGAAATTGAAAGAAATAAAATTTCAAAACCTAATTTCCTTCTTGGATGTCACAACGAAGCTATCCACATGTATAAAAGAAAAATAACTTCTAGCTTTATGAAAGAGATGAATAGATCTGTAAAAGCTGCTATAGATTCATGGACTAAATAA
- a CDS encoding lipocalin family protein, giving the protein MMLKKILVLLFSTLFISCSNSPKIEENSKFSIEKYLGRWYEIKRFDHSFEKGLKEVTANYTLERNGKISVVNRGIDSKNKESIFHATAKQTDVPNFLKVYPNSFPIIGAQYNIAWISDNYNYAIVTSSSFKYLWFLSREKTIPLNIYNEMIQKAKALGFNTENLIDGQ; this is encoded by the coding sequence ATGATGTTAAAAAAAATATTAGTCTTATTGTTTTCAACTTTATTTATAAGTTGCTCAAACTCTCCAAAAATAGAGGAGAATTCCAAATTTTCAATAGAAAAATATTTAGGAAGATGGTATGAGATAAAGAGATTTGATCATAGTTTTGAAAAAGGATTAAAAGAAGTAACAGCAAACTATACATTGGAAAGAAATGGAAAAATATCTGTTGTTAATAGAGGGATAGATTCTAAAAATAAAGAGAGTATATTTCATGCAACAGCTAAGCAAACAGATGTTCCAAACTTTTTGAAAGTATATCCTAACTCGTTTCCTATAATTGGAGCACAATATAATATAGCGTGGATAAGTGATAATTACAACTATGCTATAGTAACAAGTTCGTCATTCAAATATTTATGGTTTTTATCAAGAGAAAAAACTATTCCTTTAAATATTTATAATGAGATGATCCAAAAAGCCAAAGCACTAGGTTTTAATACAGAGAATTTAATAGATGGACAATAA
- a CDS encoding MurR/RpiR family transcriptional regulator: MEKIINLSTKSLTKGEKKIAEYIISNPEKVSDMSALDLGKVLNTSDASIVRFSKNIGFKGFSDLKTYLKIQINSFKKPQNKILEKWNNFQSGNDIVNKVIKSDLKNIESFLLQIDSNKVEEAVSVLLSTKKVFIVGMGCSRGVAQFISWHMKRIGINVELLQESGIGLLESLIHLKGEDSVLLFTFPRYLTDEVQISKLVRKKGAKLILVTSELFSEISMNSDIIFKVAVDNDSFFNSYMVPMELCNIILTSIYEKNKDQIYKDLEEVSSFKDYLYLE, from the coding sequence TTGGAAAAAATAATAAATTTATCCACTAAATCTTTAACAAAAGGAGAAAAAAAAATAGCCGAGTACATAATATCAAATCCTGAAAAAGTTTCGGATATGTCAGCATTAGATTTAGGAAAAGTTTTAAATACCAGTGATGCTTCAATTGTAAGATTTTCAAAGAATATAGGTTTTAAAGGGTTTTCTGATTTGAAGACATATTTAAAGATTCAGATAAATTCATTTAAAAAACCTCAAAATAAAATTTTAGAAAAATGGAATAATTTTCAAAGTGGAAATGACATTGTAAATAAAGTAATAAAATCAGATCTAAAAAATATAGAATCTTTTCTTTTACAAATAGATTCAAATAAAGTAGAGGAAGCGGTAAGTGTTTTACTTTCGACTAAAAAAGTATTTATAGTTGGTATGGGATGTAGTAGAGGAGTCGCTCAGTTTATATCTTGGCATATGAAAAGGATTGGTATAAATGTAGAGCTTCTGCAAGAGAGTGGAATTGGTCTTTTAGAAAGTTTAATACATTTAAAAGGTGAGGATAGTGTATTGCTATTTACTTTTCCTAGATATTTAACAGATGAGGTTCAAATTTCTAAATTAGTAAGAAAAAAAGGTGCTAAGTTGATCTTAGTGACAAGCGAATTATTTTCAGAGATTAGTATGAATAGTGATATTATATTTAAAGTTGCAGTAGATAATGATAGTTTTTTTAATTCTTATATGGTTCCAATGGAGTTGTGTAATATTATTTTAACTAGTATTTATGAGAAAAATAAGGATCAAATTTATAAAGATTTGGAAGAAGTCAGTTCATTCAAAGATTATCTATACTTAGAGTAA
- a CDS encoding alanine/glycine:cation symporter family protein: MLEIFEWIVSFLWGLPLIITILGTGFYFTYKTKFFQIVHIKHILGETIFKVIKQGNKAEKGAHGLITPFEAVATAIGGSVGVGNIGGVATAMATGGPGALFWLWVASFVGMILKMCEVSLGVYYREKDEEDNHYGGPTYYMEKGLGKEKGYKWWWIFAVIFGGGIFSTFFITVQNYTVSEAVSSAFGVTILQASLIYVVCNYILIIGGIKNLGKLAAKIVPVMCFFYIFAGMFIIIKNISLLPSVFSLIFKSAFTGNAALGGFIGASFIQVMRVGMARSVFSNEAGWGSSPMIHASAQTNHPIRQGLWGAFEVFVDTMVVCSITSLVIIITGQWSTGLTGATLTLSAFEVGMGSFSKVFIASGIFIFGVTTSSGWYAYYEIILRHLMKKNVKLKNFILKFYRIFYPLPGFLMVLAAVTIGMPGSTVWLFADFTTAVPTFINVATLLLLSGTFFKLFEDYKKRYILKENQKEIPLFYQELEEENVDIEEEIAEVI; encoded by the coding sequence ATGTTAGAAATATTTGAATGGATTGTTAGTTTTTTATGGGGATTACCACTTATTATTACAATATTAGGAACAGGATTTTATTTTACTTATAAAACAAAATTTTTTCAAATAGTTCATATAAAGCATATTTTGGGAGAGACAATATTTAAAGTTATAAAACAAGGAAATAAAGCAGAGAAAGGAGCTCACGGATTAATAACTCCTTTTGAGGCAGTTGCAACAGCCATTGGTGGATCTGTAGGTGTTGGAAATATAGGGGGGGTTGCAACAGCTATGGCAACAGGTGGCCCAGGAGCATTATTTTGGTTATGGGTAGCATCTTTTGTTGGAATGATATTAAAAATGTGTGAAGTATCGCTAGGAGTTTATTATAGAGAAAAAGATGAAGAGGATAATCATTATGGTGGACCAACTTATTATATGGAAAAGGGATTAGGAAAAGAAAAGGGTTATAAATGGTGGTGGATATTTGCAGTAATATTCGGAGGAGGGATTTTTTCGACATTCTTTATAACAGTTCAAAATTATACTGTGTCTGAAGCTGTTAGCTCTGCATTTGGAGTAACTATATTACAAGCTAGTTTAATTTATGTTGTTTGTAATTATATACTTATAATCGGTGGGATAAAAAATTTGGGAAAATTAGCAGCTAAAATAGTTCCAGTTATGTGTTTTTTCTATATATTTGCAGGAATGTTTATAATCATTAAAAATATATCGCTTTTACCATCTGTGTTTTCTTTAATATTTAAAAGTGCATTTACAGGTAATGCTGCTCTTGGAGGATTTATAGGTGCAAGCTTTATTCAGGTTATGAGAGTAGGAATGGCTAGATCAGTATTTAGTAATGAAGCAGGATGGGGAAGTTCTCCTATGATTCATGCTTCAGCTCAAACAAATCATCCAATAAGACAAGGATTATGGGGAGCATTTGAGGTTTTTGTTGATACAATGGTTGTTTGTAGTATAACATCTCTTGTAATAATAATAACAGGACAATGGTCAACAGGGCTTACAGGTGCAACTTTAACATTATCGGCATTTGAAGTAGGAATGGGAAGTTTTAGTAAAGTTTTTATAGCAAGTGGAATATTTATATTTGGAGTTACAACTTCATCAGGTTGGTATGCTTATTATGAAATAATTTTAAGACATTTAATGAAAAAAAATGTTAAACTAAAAAACTTTATCCTTAAGTTTTATAGAATATTTTACCCATTACCTGGATTTCTAATGGTTTTAGCAGCTGTAACAATAGGAATGCCAGGTAGTACTGTATGGTTGTTTGCAGATTTTACAACAGCAGTTCCAACATTTATAAATGTTGCAACACTTTTACTTTTAAGTGGAACATTTTTCAAACTTTTTGAAGATTATAAAAAAAGATATATTTTAAAAGAAAATCAAAAAGAGATTCCTTTGTTTTATCAAGAATTAGAGGAAGAAAATGTAGATATTGAGGAAGAAATAGCTGAAGTAATATAA
- a CDS encoding gamma-glutamyl-gamma-aminobutyrate hydrolase family protein, whose protein sequence is MRKPIIGITSSHEKENGLRNYHRTTVSIDYTKGVIEGGGIPIIIPTTGNIEVIKEQLKLLDGLILSGGPDINPIYYGEDFKEKMGVISPERDDNEIKILEEFLKTEKPILGICRGHQLLNIYFGGTLYQDLSYFKDEVLKHRQDLYPELEVHNVFIEKNSTLEKLYGESIRTNSFHHQAVKNLGKGFKIIAKSSDGVVEAIEKIDHKFCLGIQWHPEMMVARGNKDMVKIFKLLVEKSY, encoded by the coding sequence ATGAGAAAACCAATAATAGGAATTACATCATCACATGAAAAAGAAAACGGACTTAGAAATTATCATAGAACAACAGTTAGTATTGATTATACAAAAGGAGTTATAGAGGGGGGAGGAATACCAATAATAATTCCTACAACAGGTAATATTGAAGTAATTAAAGAACAACTAAAATTATTGGATGGATTAATTTTGTCAGGTGGACCAGATATAAATCCAATTTATTATGGAGAAGATTTTAAAGAAAAAATGGGAGTTATCTCACCTGAAAGAGACGATAACGAAATAAAAATATTAGAAGAATTTTTGAAGACCGAAAAACCAATATTGGGCATCTGTAGAGGTCATCAACTTTTAAATATATATTTCGGAGGAACATTATATCAAGATTTATCTTACTTTAAAGATGAAGTTTTAAAGCATAGACAAGATCTTTATCCTGAGTTAGAAGTTCATAATGTCTTTATTGAAAAAAATAGTACTTTAGAAAAATTATATGGTGAGTCTATTAGAACAAATTCTTTTCATCATCAAGCAGTTAAAAACTTAGGAAAAGGATTTAAAATTATTGCTAAATCTAGTGATGGAGTAGTTGAAGCAATAGAAAAAATAGATCATAAATTTTGCTTGGGAATCCAGTGGCATCCTGAAATGATGGTAGCAAGAGGAAACAAAGATATGGTAAAGATTTTTAAATTATTAGTAGAAAAAAGTTACTAA
- a CDS encoding 3'-5' exonuclease: protein MKLLYLDTETTGLTDNSAVVQIAGAIEIDNEVVEWFNIRCKPHKGAEISESALKTIGLTLEELNKEQEPKEALKELENIFAKYVDKYDKNDKLIMICHNYPFDFRMLYNFYNRLNNKYMGSFIDFKLNVCTLNLVKSLQVMQILPILENNKLETWCKYFNVSLENAHDALEDIKATREVYKNIAKVLEKSKQ from the coding sequence ATGAAATTATTATATTTAGATACAGAGACGACAGGATTAACGGATAACTCTGCAGTAGTTCAAATAGCAGGTGCTATTGAGATAGATAACGAGGTTGTAGAGTGGTTTAATATTAGATGTAAACCCCATAAAGGAGCGGAAATTTCAGAAAGTGCTTTAAAAACTATTGGATTGACATTAGAAGAGCTTAATAAAGAACAGGAACCGAAAGAAGCATTAAAAGAATTAGAAAATATTTTTGCAAAATATGTAGATAAGTATGATAAAAATGATAAATTAATTATGATTTGCCACAATTATCCATTTGATTTTAGAATGCTTTATAACTTTTATAATAGATTAAATAATAAATATATGGGAAGTTTTATAGATTTTAAATTAAATGTATGTACTCTTAATTTAGTTAAATCTCTTCAAGTTATGCAAATTTTACCAATTTTAGAAAATAATAAGTTAGAAACTTGGTGTAAATATTTCAATGTTTCTTTAGAAAATGCTCATGACGCTTTAGAAGATATAAAAGCAACAAGAGAGGTTTATAAAAATATAGCTAAAGTTTTAGAAAAATCTAAGCAATAA
- a CDS encoding NAD-dependent protein deacylase, translating into MNEKWDKLANIIKNSNNIVFFGGAGTSTESGIPDFRGKDGLYSRKYKGYDPEEILHIDFFLKNRKLFNEFLEEKMNFKDIKPNKGHRALVKLEEIGKLKAVITQNIDNLHQDAGSINVLELHGNISYFYCLSCGKKESQNFRCDCGGITRPPVTLYGENLDEEVTNLAINAIKKADTLIVAGTSLTVYPAAYYLQYFKGKNLIIINADETKYDQYATLVIRDSFAQVMDYVVNKI; encoded by the coding sequence ATGAATGAAAAATGGGATAAATTAGCTAACATTATAAAAAATAGCAATAACATTGTTTTCTTTGGCGGAGCTGGAACTTCAACAGAAAGTGGAATTCCTGATTTTAGAGGGAAAGATGGTCTTTATAGTAGAAAATATAAAGGATATGATCCTGAAGAGATATTACATATTGATTTCTTTTTAAAAAATAGAAAGCTTTTTAATGAATTTTTAGAAGAAAAAATGAATTTTAAAGATATCAAACCCAATAAAGGGCATAGAGCTTTGGTTAAATTAGAAGAGATAGGAAAATTAAAAGCTGTTATAACACAGAATATTGATAATTTACATCAAGATGCTGGATCTATAAATGTTTTAGAACTTCACGGTAATATTTCATATTTTTATTGTTTATCTTGTGGAAAAAAAGAGTCTCAAAATTTTAGATGTGACTGCGGCGGTATTACTCGTCCACCTGTAACTCTTTATGGAGAAAATTTAGATGAAGAAGTAACAAACTTAGCTATTAATGCCATAAAAAAAGCTGATACTTTAATTGTAGCTGGAACTAGCTTAACTGTATATCCCGCCGCTTACTATCTACAGTATTTTAAAGGAAAAAATTTAATAATTATAAATGCTGATGAAACTAAGTACGATCAGTATGCGACTTTAGTAATTAGAGATAGTTTTGCACAAGTTATGGACTATGTAGTTAATAAAATATAA
- a CDS encoding winged helix-turn-helix transcriptional regulator: MSDNLRKEIKKKIENNEFNCEKELTLSIISGKWKVVILWHLGHEGTHRFSELQRLFNKISHKMLTNQLRELEEDGIIQRRVYPQVPPKVEYSLTELGKTLIPIIDMLYSWGKKRVEELKQEKK; encoded by the coding sequence ATGAGTGATAACTTAAGAAAAGAGATAAAAAAGAAAATTGAAAATAATGAGTTTAATTGTGAAAAAGAATTAACTTTATCTATAATAAGTGGGAAATGGAAAGTAGTAATTCTTTGGCATTTAGGTCATGAGGGAACTCATAGATTTAGTGAGCTACAAAGATTATTTAATAAAATATCTCATAAGATGTTAACGAATCAACTAAGAGAGTTGGAGGAAGATGGAATAATTCAAAGAAGAGTTTATCCACAAGTTCCACCGAAAGTTGAATACTCATTAACGGAATTAGGAAAAACTTTAATTCCTATAATTGATATGCTTTATAGCTGGGGAAAAAAACGAGTAGAGGAGTTAAAACAAGAGAAAAAATAA
- a CDS encoding DJ-1/PfpI family protein produces MKKKVLFIIPPERFNEEELNIPKNVLTDNGIEVVVSSTRIGEITGDYEGIAISTNIFSDLNINDFDIISVIGGSGTIDYLWENKSLIKYLNEAHKKNILISGICAGAVSIAETNLLANRSATCYPVDIMINKLIKHHANYLDKNVVVHEDIITSNGPDGAKDFGLALLNLYL; encoded by the coding sequence ATGAAAAAAAAAGTTTTATTTATTATTCCGCCTGAGCGTTTTAACGAAGAGGAATTAAATATTCCAAAAAATGTTTTAACAGATAATGGAATTGAGGTTGTAGTATCTAGTACAAGAATTGGTGAAATTACTGGTGATTATGAAGGAATAGCCATTTCTACAAATATTTTTTCTGATTTAAATATTAACGACTTTGATATAATCTCTGTTATTGGTGGTTCTGGAACTATTGACTATCTATGGGAAAATAAATCTTTAATAAAGTATTTAAATGAAGCTCATAAAAAGAATATTCTTATATCTGGAATATGTGCAGGAGCTGTTAGTATAGCTGAAACGAATCTACTTGCTAATAGAAGTGCAACATGTTATCCTGTTGATATTATGATTAATAAATTAATTAAACATCATGCGAATTATTTAGATAAAAATGTTGTTGTTCATGAGGATATAATTACTAGCAATGGTCCTGATGGTGCAAAAGATTTTGGTTTAGCATTATTAAATCTTTATTTATAA
- a CDS encoding putative quinol monooxygenase produces MIKVVAKFFVNQNKIEEFLKLSKELIENTRKENGCIKYELFEDNTKSTIFSIIEEWENIEVLESHFASEHFIKIIPQLEILVTQQIEVNIYKQII; encoded by the coding sequence ATGATCAAAGTAGTTGCAAAGTTTTTTGTAAATCAAAACAAAATAGAGGAATTTCTTAAATTATCTAAAGAACTTATTGAAAATACTCGAAAAGAAAATGGATGTATTAAGTATGAGCTTTTTGAAGACAATACTAAAAGTACTATTTTTTCAATAATTGAAGAATGGGAAAATATTGAAGTTTTAGAATCTCATTTTGCTTCTGAACATTTTATTAAAATCATACCTCAGTTAGAGATTCTTGTTACGCAACAAATAGAAGTAAATATTTATAAGCAAATTATTTAA
- a CDS encoding FAD-dependent oxidoreductase, which translates to MLKKEIIENMKYIVDNCMGEEKSACTTACPMNTDAKKYIALIRENKGEEAIKVIREELFIPRVLGRVCAHPCEKACRRGEEDEAISIAGLKRYIADNFDDPKMWDLSKKESTGKKIAVIGFGPAGAQGAITLLKEGHEVTIFEKNSFCGGMLRYGIPEYRLPREIVESEFSLINKLGGKIKFNVEIGKDISFEILEKEYDAILISIGKQIGRIDKSLNNFDAKGILSAVKFLEEVSLTKDSKDIRGNILTVGGGDVAMDCARSALRLKNSKNSYVMFLEKDLNTLTASKHEVEAALEEGVKFIPSSGIEEIFVDKNGRVKEISIKKCESIFDEEGKFNPKFNEENIEKLEIDSLIFAIGQNIDLSINNGEKFEFCKESLQSKKNPKVFYAGDCASSSIVVQAMAEGRRAAKSIIRFLNNEDIWSGRDIALEGGKSETKLYLPIEYLPESWDLDSKIKRRKGEQLDPKERIKTFLEVEKTFTHKVALEEANRCLQCECKLCMKECMMMPEYTTCPKELFKNYLENGYENMDMNIAYSCNECKQCTIKCPNSFEIRENFIEMRKEYVKANGDISPLDGHIGLDDGQELECSKKYSVTIPGKKQSKYVLIPGCTVPASFPELVEKTYEHMKETLGEENVGIILQCCARPTEIIGETKLFEERYSRVQKEIDDIDADVIVTLCPSCYLTYEKYSGRKVISYWDLMREIIGIPKSQKGIGEVSDVIFNIHDSCPTREVTSHHDSIRWILSQLGYKIEEMANIRENTRCCGVGGMLGCINSDLYKKIVDRRVRDATQDHIISYCGSCRGSMELGGLDSLHILQLIHGECYYKKDAKKRSENYGMHNRLETKRIVLK; encoded by the coding sequence ATGTTGAAAAAAGAAATTATAGAAAATATGAAATATATTGTGGATAACTGTATGGGAGAGGAAAAGTCAGCTTGTACTACAGCATGTCCAATGAATACGGATGCTAAAAAATATATAGCTCTTATCAGAGAAAATAAGGGAGAAGAGGCTATAAAAGTTATAAGAGAAGAACTTTTTATACCAAGAGTTTTAGGAAGAGTTTGTGCTCATCCTTGTGAAAAGGCTTGTAGAAGAGGAGAAGAAGATGAAGCAATATCTATAGCAGGATTAAAAAGATATATAGCAGATAATTTTGATGATCCTAAAATGTGGGATTTATCAAAAAAGGAATCAACAGGAAAAAAGATCGCAGTTATTGGATTTGGACCTGCTGGAGCTCAAGGAGCAATAACACTTTTAAAAGAAGGACATGAAGTCACTATATTTGAAAAAAATTCTTTTTGCGGTGGAATGTTGAGATATGGTATTCCTGAGTATAGACTTCCAAGAGAGATAGTAGAAAGTGAATTTAGTTTAATAAATAAACTTGGGGGAAAAATAAAATTTAATGTAGAAATTGGAAAAGATATAAGTTTTGAAATTTTAGAAAAAGAATACGATGCTATTTTAATATCTATTGGAAAGCAAATTGGTAGAATAGATAAATCTTTAAATAACTTTGATGCTAAAGGTATATTATCAGCTGTAAAGTTTTTAGAAGAGGTATCATTAACAAAGGATTCAAAAGATATCAGAGGAAATATTCTAACAGTTGGTGGAGGAGATGTTGCTATGGATTGCGCAAGATCTGCTTTGAGATTAAAAAATTCTAAAAATTCATATGTAATGTTTTTAGAAAAAGATCTTAATACATTAACGGCATCTAAACATGAGGTAGAAGCAGCATTAGAAGAAGGAGTAAAATTTATTCCAAGCTCGGGAATAGAGGAGATTTTTGTTGATAAAAATGGAAGAGTTAAAGAGATTTCTATAAAAAAGTGTGAATCTATTTTTGATGAAGAGGGAAAATTTAATCCGAAATTTAATGAGGAAAATATAGAAAAATTAGAAATAGACAGTTTAATTTTTGCAATAGGACAAAATATAGATTTAAGCATAAATAATGGAGAAAAATTTGAATTTTGTAAAGAGAGTTTACAAAGTAAAAAGAATCCAAAAGTTTTTTATGCAGGAGATTGTGCTTCTTCAAGTATAGTTGTTCAAGCTATGGCAGAGGGAAGAAGAGCAGCTAAATCAATTATAAGATTTTTAAATAATGAGGATATTTGGTCAGGAAGAGATATAGCTTTAGAGGGTGGAAAAAGTGAAACTAAGCTTTATTTACCGATAGAATATCTTCCAGAAAGTTGGGATTTAGATAGTAAAATAAAAAGAAGAAAAGGTGAGCAGTTAGATCCTAAAGAAAGAATAAAAACATTTTTAGAAGTTGAAAAAACTTTTACACATAAAGTTGCTTTAGAAGAAGCTAATAGATGCTTACAATGTGAATGTAAACTTTGTATGAAAGAGTGTATGATGATGCCTGAATATACAACATGTCCAAAGGAGTTATTTAAAAATTATTTAGAAAATGGATATGAAAATATGGATATGAACATTGCATATTCATGTAATGAATGTAAACAATGTACTATAAAATGTCCTAATAGTTTTGAAATAAGAGAAAACTTTATAGAGATGAGAAAAGAGTATGTAAAAGCAAATGGAGATATATCTCCTTTAGACGGACATATAGGATTAGATGATGGTCAAGAACTAGAATGCAGCAAAAAATATTCAGTGACTATTCCTGGGAAAAAACAAAGTAAATATGTATTAATTCCTGGATGTACTGTTCCAGCATCATTTCCAGAATTAGTTGAAAAAACATATGAACATATGAAAGAAACTTTAGGAGAGGAGAATGTAGGAATAATACTTCAATGTTGTGCTAGACCAACTGAAATTATAGGAGAAACAAAATTATTTGAAGAGAGATACTCTAGAGTACAAAAAGAGATAGATGATATTGATGCTGATGTAATTGTAACTCTTTGTCCATCATGTTATTTAACATATGAAAAATATTCAGGAAGAAAAGTTATTTCATATTGGGATTTAATGAGGGAAATAATAGGGATACCTAAATCACAAAAAGGAATTGGAGAGGTGTCAGATGTTATATTTAATATCCATGACTCATGTCCTACAAGAGAGGTTACATCACATCACGACAGTATAAGATGGATATTATCACAACTTGGATATAAAATTGAAGAGATGGCAAATATAAGAGAAAATACAAGATGCTGTGGTGTAGGAGGGATGCTTGGTTGTATAAATTCAGATTTATATAAGAAAATCGTTGATAGAAGAGTAAGGGATGCTACTCAAGATCATATAATTTCATATTGTGGATCTTGTAGAGGTAGTATGGAATTAGGTGGATTAGATTCGCTTCATATTTTACAGCTTATTCATGGTGAGTGTTATTATAAAAAAGATGCCAAAAAAAGAAGTGAAAATTATGGAATGCACAATAGATTAGAAACAAAAAGAATAGTTTTAAAATAA
- a CDS encoding DMT family transporter, whose amino-acid sequence MEGNLKKGLFFGGLVGFAWGLDTVLMGLVGESTILKTSSSSTLVSAFLHDAFCFFWLVLVALFNKQLIDTLKLLKTKKGKVTFLAALVGAPIGMSGYVIGIKYAAPAYASSLSVIYPGVGAILSYFILKEKLSKRAIIGITVSLIGSAALGYSKVDLNMYPEFYKGMAFTLLAVLGWASEGVIIGYAMKKIKNEDHIKASPEQFLTLRYLTSFVAYGAIIMPMVDGYKVVGQLATNNELIYFPGIAILGAITYLSWYKAVNYIGASMGTALNSTAAFWAIAFSSLILGTEITPYLAICGLVIILGVFIFAVDFKEFFGKRSKVQNLKEV is encoded by the coding sequence ATGGAAGGAAATTTGAAAAAAGGATTATTTTTTGGGGGATTAGTTGGATTTGCATGGGGACTTGATACTGTATTAATGGGACTTGTAGGAGAGAGTACAATTTTAAAAACATCATCTTCAAGTACTTTAGTTTCAGCATTTTTACATGATGCTTTTTGTTTTTTCTGGTTAGTGCTAGTAGCTCTTTTTAATAAACAACTTATAGATACTTTAAAACTTTTGAAAACAAAAAAGGGAAAAGTAACATTTTTAGCAGCATTAGTTGGAGCTCCAATAGGAATGAGTGGATATGTAATAGGAATTAAATACGCAGCGCCAGCCTATGCATCAAGTTTATCAGTTATATATCCAGGAGTAGGAGCGATATTATCATATTTTATACTTAAAGAAAAACTTTCAAAAAGAGCTATTATTGGAATAACAGTAAGTTTAATAGGGTCTGCGGCCCTTGGATATTCAAAAGTAGATTTAAATATGTATCCAGAGTTTTATAAAGGGATGGCGTTTACATTACTAGCAGTTTTAGGATGGGCTTCAGAAGGAGTTATAATTGGATATGCTATGAAAAAAATAAAGAATGAAGATCATATAAAAGCCTCTCCAGAACAATTTTTAACACTGAGATATTTAACATCATTTGTTGCATATGGAGCAATAATAATGCCTATGGTAGATGGGTATAAAGTGGTAGGGCAATTAGCAACAAACAATGAATTAATATATTTCCCAGGAATTGCAATATTAGGAGCAATAACTTATTTATCATGGTATAAAGCAGTAAATTATATTGGTGCTTCAATGGGAACAGCTTTAAATAGTACAGCTGCATTTTGGGCAATTGCTTTTAGTAGTTTAATTTTAGGAACAGAAATAACACCATATTTAGCTATTTGTGGATTAGTTATAATATTAGGAGTATTTATATTTGCAGTAGATTTTAAAGAGTTTTTTGGGAAAAGATCAAAAGTTCAAAATTTAAAAGAGGTATAA